The following coding sequences are from one Elusimicrobium minutum Pei191 window:
- a CDS encoding type IV pilin protein, whose translation MKKGFTLIELLVVVTIIAILAFIGIPQYNLTIEKAKAAEVLKLSRDIYDSAERYAFRNNLSSAQATDISLLDITTAGDITKTTNLNDTLTNYAGYVGSSTTRVVNSVYKLLPATVEGTRTSGFGTYKIVIPRPGSGAANVGAVQCWAQTGTDAKKICMGLGESRLPTTTNGSFTVFYL comes from the coding sequence ATGAAAAAGGGCTTTACATTAATAGAACTTCTGGTTGTTGTAACAATTATAGCTATATTGGCCTTTATAGGCATTCCCCAATATAATTTAACTATTGAAAAAGCAAAAGCGGCCGAGGTGCTTAAACTATCGCGCGATATTTATGACTCTGCGGAAAGATACGCTTTTCGCAATAATCTTTCATCCGCGCAGGCGACTGATATTTCACTTTTAGACATTACAACCGCGGGCGATATAACAAAAACAACAAACCTAAATGACACTTTAACTAATTACGCCGGGTATGTAGGCAGCTCCACTACCAGAGTGGTTAACAGCGTTTACAAACTTTTACCGGCAACGGTGGAAGGAACAAGAACATCAGGTTTCGGCACATATAAAATTGTAATTCCCAGGCCCGGGTCCGGAGCGGCAAATGTGGGCGCGGTGCAATGCTGGGCGCAGACAGGCACCGATGCTAAAAAAATATGTATGGGGCTTGGCGAAAGCAGATTACCAACCACAACAAACGGAAGTTTTACTGTTTTTTACTTATAA
- a CDS encoding DUF192 domain-containing protein gives MKRMFVLTLIFIMFACLGEYKTVEVKFPNGKIIKAEIADTPALTEKGLMYRKELAEDKGMLFAFGEEDVRVFWMKNTFIDLDMVFLDSDKKVKCVHSNVSKSTPFTLDSDVAVAFCENSKYVLEVNAGIAAKNNLQPGQKLEF, from the coding sequence ATGAAAAGAATGTTCGTTTTAACTTTGATTTTTATCATGTTCGCGTGTTTGGGTGAATATAAAACGGTAGAAGTTAAATTTCCTAACGGAAAAATTATTAAAGCTGAAATAGCCGATACCCCCGCCCTCACGGAAAAGGGGCTTATGTACAGGAAAGAACTTGCCGAAGATAAAGGCATGCTTTTTGCTTTTGGCGAAGAGGATGTGAGAGTATTTTGGATGAAAAATACTTTTATAGATTTAGACATGGTTTTTCTTGACTCTGATAAAAAGGTTAAATGCGTGCACTCTAACGTGTCTAAATCAACGCCTTTCACGCTGGATTCGGACGTGGCGGTCGCTTTTTGTGAAAATTCAAAATACGTTTTGGAAGTAAACGCCGGAATAGCGGCCAAAAATAATTTACAACCCGGCCAAAAATTGGAGTTTTAA
- a CDS encoding ABC transporter permease: MFKFILRRLIMLPFVMLGATFLLFLLTQTLSPQMRASLYIEDPRQMGSLEEVIEKYGLRDNVFKQYGRWLGNIVKGEFGYSPTANMPVAKAIKKYLPATIELALITMALVIFFGVWLGVVSAVNKNRWQDNLIRMLSVATFSLPIFVLGLILLMIFYGKMGWFAPGRYSFASDLIIYGPGFKQHTGLLLVDSLLNGQMSVFWDALRHLILPAVTLCAGSFALMIRVMRSSMLEELDKDYIRTARAKGLKEKDIVYKHAAKNAVIPVITLSSIQFIRLLGGTVIVETIFAFPGIGRFGVACAQQLDIAGILGFSCMVAFLFVIGNLMADILYTAFDPRIRYE, from the coding sequence ATGTTTAAATTTATTTTAAGACGTTTAATAATGCTTCCTTTTGTTATGTTGGGAGCGACTTTTTTACTTTTTTTGCTCACCCAAACATTAAGTCCGCAAATGCGCGCTTCATTATATATAGAAGACCCGAGGCAAATGGGCTCGCTTGAGGAAGTTATAGAAAAATACGGACTTAGGGATAATGTTTTTAAGCAATACGGCCGCTGGCTGGGCAATATAGTAAAAGGCGAATTCGGCTACAGCCCTACGGCTAACATGCCTGTGGCAAAAGCAATTAAAAAATATTTACCCGCCACGATAGAGCTTGCTTTGATAACAATGGCGTTGGTAATATTCTTTGGCGTATGGCTGGGCGTGGTAAGCGCGGTAAACAAAAACCGTTGGCAGGACAACCTTATAAGAATGTTAAGCGTGGCAACATTTTCTTTGCCTATATTTGTGCTTGGCCTTATACTTCTTATGATTTTTTACGGCAAGATGGGCTGGTTTGCTCCGGGCAGATATTCTTTCGCTTCCGATTTAATTATATACGGGCCGGGTTTTAAACAACATACGGGGCTTTTGCTTGTAGACTCGCTTCTTAACGGGCAAATGTCTGTTTTTTGGGACGCGCTTAGGCATCTTATTTTACCCGCCGTTACTTTATGTGCGGGCTCTTTTGCTTTAATGATACGCGTTATGAGAAGCAGTATGCTCGAAGAATTAGACAAAGATTATATACGCACAGCCAGAGCCAAAGGTTTAAAAGAAAAAGATATTGTTTATAAGCACGCAGCTAAAAACGCCGTTATACCCGTTATAACGCTTTCAAGCATTCAGTTTATACGCCTTTTAGGAGGCACGGTTATTGTTGAAACCATTTTCGCGTTTCCGGGCATAGGACGTTTTGGCGTTGCCTGTGCGCAGCAACTTGATATAGCCGGAATCTTGGGATTTTCCTGCATGGTAGCGTTTTTATTTGTTATAGGAAATTTGATGGCCGATATCCTTTATACAGCTTTTGATCCGAGGATACGCTATGAATAA
- a CDS encoding CCA tRNA nucleotidyltransferase, which yields MNNIAKILKETLPEQSCYVGGCLRDSILKRPSGDVDIALPKENIKKYALTLAKKLSATAFEMDAKFGVWRLITKKGNLQIDLTAFQGKDLKQDLQRRDFTINALAYPVSAQPEIKLLTETSKTFVRITKLKNKEIIDLATSVKDIKNKTVKMSNNKVFKEDPLRSLRAFRTATELGFKIDKKTLEQIKKDAKQINKSAGERIREELVRIFNQNNTKKHLEDMDRCGLLTALFPILEDQRRCAEVYYGKGGVLKHTLLVVDAAEYLLNNTKKVFPKYHKKLEKFTKDKTLYKMAALLHDVAKPATAKEMEGRLRFFFHEAVGAKIAEDILKKLRYSTAQTRMICAMIREHLRPSNLASNDVLTDKAVYKFFRDMGEAGVPMLLLCWSDYCSYITRNQLFKILPLTTKPVMTIDESKEKGNVSKTLRHMQVVNHLFKKYFEQTPKINPPKIIDGKEIMTALKIKPGPVIGEILEAVALAQVEGKVKNKSDAVKFIKTLKIKS from the coding sequence ATGAATAATATTGCAAAAATATTAAAAGAAACTTTACCTGAGCAGTCCTGCTACGTGGGCGGTTGTTTGCGGGACAGTATTCTTAAACGTCCCAGCGGCGACGTTGATATCGCCCTTCCTAAAGAAAATATTAAAAAATACGCGCTTACATTAGCCAAAAAATTAAGCGCTACCGCTTTTGAAATGGACGCAAAATTCGGCGTTTGGCGGCTTATTACAAAAAAAGGAAATTTACAAATTGACCTTACGGCTTTCCAGGGTAAAGATTTAAAGCAGGATTTACAAAGAAGGGATTTTACTATAAACGCGCTTGCTTACCCGGTATCCGCCCAGCCGGAAATAAAGCTTTTAACCGAAACCTCTAAAACTTTTGTTCGTATAACCAAACTAAAAAATAAAGAAATTATAGATCTGGCAACCTCTGTTAAAGATATTAAAAACAAAACGGTAAAAATGTCTAACAATAAAGTTTTTAAAGAAGATCCTTTACGCTCTTTAAGAGCTTTTAGAACAGCCACCGAACTTGGTTTTAAAATAGACAAAAAAACTTTAGAGCAAATTAAAAAAGACGCTAAACAAATAAACAAAAGCGCGGGCGAAAGAATACGCGAGGAACTTGTAAGGATATTTAACCAAAACAACACAAAAAAACACCTTGAGGACATGGACAGATGCGGGCTTTTAACAGCGCTTTTCCCGATACTTGAGGACCAGCGCAGATGCGCTGAAGTTTATTACGGCAAAGGCGGCGTTTTAAAACACACTTTACTTGTTGTTGACGCGGCCGAATATCTGCTTAACAACACTAAAAAAGTTTTCCCTAAATACCATAAAAAACTTGAAAAATTTACAAAAGATAAAACGCTTTATAAAATGGCCGCGCTTTTGCATGACGTCGCCAAACCTGCGACTGCGAAAGAAATGGAAGGACGTTTACGATTCTTTTTTCATGAAGCGGTAGGCGCAAAAATAGCTGAAGATATTTTAAAAAAGCTGCGTTACAGCACAGCCCAGACACGCATGATATGCGCAATGATACGTGAACATTTGCGTCCGAGCAATTTGGCAAGCAATGACGTGCTTACCGACAAAGCTGTTTACAAATTTTTTAGAGATATGGGCGAGGCCGGCGTTCCTATGCTGCTTCTTTGCTGGTCCGACTATTGCAGTTATATAACAAGAAACCAGCTTTTTAAAATACTTCCGCTTACAACAAAACCTGTAATGACTATTGACGAAAGTAAAGAAAAGGGAAACGTAAGCAAAACCTTGCGCCACATGCAGGTTGTAAACCATTTGTTTAAAAAGTATTTTGAACAGACCCCAAAAATAAACCCACCGAAAATAATAGACGGAAAAGAAATAATGACGGCCTTAAAAATAAAACCCGGCCCGGTAATAGGCGAAATACTTGAAGCCGTAGCACTGGCGCAGGTTGAAGGAAAGGTTAAAAATAAATCAGACGCTGTTAAATTTATAAAAACCTTAAAAATAAAAAGCTGA
- a CDS encoding ABC transporter ATP-binding protein, with translation MKNILEIKDLNKSYFKRGLFLKKIKTADVLFDVNIIIPQGKALGLVGKSGCGKTTLAKIILGLEDAQKGSVTINGNDIFTKDKARKKAIKKDVQAVFQDPYSSLNPRMRAGQIIAEPLIVHNIFKSKKDLNGKVAELLNSVGLETAAAEKYPHEFSGGQRQRVAIARALALTPKLLILDEPTSALDVSVQAQVLNLIKELQSKFNLSILFISHDINAAMFLCDKIAVMHKGVIVEEGAAKTLFKSQKQEYTKNLFKAVPKIKLPKEAYNV, from the coding sequence ATGAAGAATATCTTGGAGATTAAAGATTTAAACAAGTCATATTTTAAACGCGGTTTGTTTTTAAAAAAAATAAAAACTGCCGATGTTCTTTTTGACGTAAATATCATAATACCGCAGGGCAAAGCGCTCGGTCTAGTTGGGAAATCGGGCTGCGGAAAAACAACTTTGGCAAAAATTATACTTGGCCTTGAGGACGCGCAAAAAGGCAGTGTTACAATAAACGGCAACGATATTTTTACTAAAGATAAAGCGCGAAAAAAAGCTATAAAAAAAGATGTGCAGGCAGTATTTCAAGATCCTTATTCAAGCTTAAACCCCAGAATGCGCGCGGGCCAAATTATAGCCGAGCCGCTTATAGTGCACAATATTTTTAAAAGTAAAAAAGATTTAAACGGAAAAGTCGCGGAGCTTTTAAACTCCGTAGGATTAGAGACTGCGGCGGCTGAAAAATACCCCCATGAGTTTTCAGGCGGGCAAAGGCAGCGCGTGGCTATAGCGCGCGCTTTAGCGCTTACGCCAAAACTTTTGATACTTGACGAGCCTACCAGCGCGCTTGACGTTTCCGTACAGGCGCAGGTATTAAATTTAATAAAGGAATTACAAAGTAAATTTAATTTAAGCATCTTATTTATTTCACACGATATTAACGCCGCAATGTTTCTGTGCGATAAAATAGCCGTTATGCATAAAGGCGTTATTGTTGAGGAAGGTGCGGCAAAAACTTTATTTAAATCCCAAAAACAGGAATACACAAAAAACCTTTTTAAAGCGGTGCCAAAAATAAAATTACCAAAGGAGGCGTACAATGTTTAA
- a CDS encoding M20/M25/M40 family metallo-hydrolase — protein sequence MCFKKILFSVFCVCFAASLQGQELVWADLEQDAKKHLINLINIDTSQPEGNEINAVRYVYKVLNRHKIDWEIYRPEKSRASISAVIKGSDKTLKPLMLLAHLDTVAPSGTWKYPPIKATEENGRIYGLGSSDAKNFAAIYLAFFTWIKRNNITPKRDIILLLTADEESGSSKGLSWVMNSPRWKKLKPGYAINEGGSVIIEEGSVPLIFVEGATKMYMDIKITAAGTAGHSSMGASGNNAVYNLSQALSKIEQLRMPYVLTPVTRSFFEQISHIQNEDGKTTIELLLGGSKSESDMAAEIISGDNFFKTQLQDTITPTIISAGNEVTSTSSEATAILNCRLLPSTEPDEFVSRITKLFEGDENISIEVLEKPKMPAPPFPDGGDDLFSSIVLSGQEVFEGSITLLGMTPASSDSEFLRREGIIAYGIGAPADVREIDGHSHSADEHVELSDFFKHLKFSSNIIYSFAVGGYLSDREIKESAEETN from the coding sequence ATGTGTTTTAAAAAGATTTTATTTAGTGTTTTTTGCGTTTGCTTTGCGGCCTCGCTGCAAGGGCAGGAGCTTGTTTGGGCCGATTTAGAACAAGACGCTAAAAAACATCTTATTAATCTTATTAATATAGACACTTCACAGCCCGAAGGCAATGAAATTAACGCTGTAAGATATGTTTATAAAGTTTTAAACCGCCATAAAATAGACTGGGAAATTTACAGGCCCGAAAAAAGCCGCGCTTCCATTTCCGCAGTTATAAAAGGAAGCGATAAAACGCTAAAGCCGCTTATGCTGCTTGCACATTTAGATACTGTGGCACCTTCCGGCACATGGAAATACCCGCCCATAAAAGCCACTGAGGAAAACGGCCGTATATATGGTCTGGGTTCATCAGACGCTAAAAATTTTGCAGCCATATATCTTGCTTTTTTTACATGGATTAAAAGAAATAACATAACGCCTAAAAGGGATATAATTTTGCTTCTGACGGCTGATGAAGAAAGCGGAAGTTCAAAAGGATTATCCTGGGTAATGAACAGCCCGCGTTGGAAAAAACTAAAGCCGGGTTACGCTATTAATGAAGGCGGCAGCGTTATTATTGAGGAAGGTTCCGTTCCTCTCATTTTTGTTGAAGGCGCTACAAAAATGTATATGGATATTAAGATAACCGCAGCGGGAACTGCCGGGCATTCATCAATGGGCGCGTCTGGCAATAACGCGGTTTACAATTTGTCACAGGCTTTATCAAAAATAGAACAGTTGCGCATGCCTTATGTTTTAACACCGGTTACCAGAAGTTTTTTTGAACAAATTTCGCATATACAAAATGAAGACGGCAAAACAACAATTGAACTTTTACTTGGCGGAAGTAAGAGCGAGTCTGATATGGCCGCGGAAATAATTTCCGGCGACAATTTTTTTAAAACACAACTGCAAGATACTATTACCCCTACAATAATTTCAGCGGGAAATGAGGTAACTTCAACATCCTCTGAAGCTACGGCGATTTTAAACTGCCGTCTTTTACCTTCAACAGAACCGGATGAATTTGTTTCAAGAATAACAAAACTTTTTGAAGGGGATGAAAATATTTCAATAGAAGTTTTGGAAAAACCTAAAATGCCCGCGCCGCCTTTTCCGGACGGAGGGGATGACCTTTTTAGCAGCATTGTTTTGTCCGGGCAGGAAGTTTTTGAAGGTTCCATTACGCTTTTAGGTATGACGCCCGCTTCAAGCGACAGTGAATTTTTAAGAAGGGAGGGAATTATTGCTTATGGTATAGGCGCGCCTGCGGATGTCAGGGAGATAGACGGGCACAGTCATTCGGCGGACGAGCATGTAGAACTTTCCGACTTTTTTAAACACCTTAAGTTTTCATCAAACATTATTTACAGTTTTGCTGTGGGGGGGTATCTTTCCGACCGTGAGATAAAAGAATCTGCTGAGGAAACAAACTAG
- a CDS encoding AMP-binding protein: MIRKKDLYTALSDSAYRYPERVAFVFEGKKYTFHELQILVDKCADMFWTYGIRKGDSVAIAHKNSIWFVITSFALYKLSAIAVPINFMISKPEEIKFIIEDSGATMVILQNEFLRAYKKTAEIAPSLKYFFCSDYPENNEDERVKDLQKEIENSKIQSEILEHKPSLEDNAFILYTSGTTGAPKGAVVTHGNLAANIISCAQVFRIAGDDAMICLLPMFHTFAWMTCVILPIYLGLKSVIAPSITPPSAWLHLMGVERVTLFIAIPQIFYILAKEARGIKRLYLQYWAFRKVRFCISGAAPLNKESQDHFEKNLGIQLLEGYGLTETSPVISVNLEEKNKKGSVGPALPSVKVVILDDNENELPRNAEGEISVKGPNVFKQYHNNPEGTKEAFSKEGWFKTGDIGLVDDEGFIFIKDRKKDMIIIKGLKVFSAQVEATIMQFPGIEECAIIGVPDGRGGEFIKLYAVKAPGVDFNETAFRKFLKTNLDNYKRPRDIEFMTELPKNSLRKILKRELRKDAVEKLKERTVAPAEE, encoded by the coding sequence ATGATTAGAAAAAAAGATTTATACACCGCCCTTTCAGACAGCGCTTACAGATATCCCGAACGTGTGGCTTTTGTGTTTGAAGGCAAAAAATATACATTTCACGAGCTTCAAATTCTTGTAGATAAATGCGCCGATATGTTTTGGACCTACGGTATAAGAAAAGGCGATTCTGTAGCCATAGCCCATAAAAACTCAATTTGGTTTGTTATAACTTCTTTTGCTTTGTATAAATTAAGCGCAATAGCGGTGCCCATAAATTTTATGATTTCAAAACCGGAAGAAATCAAATTTATTATTGAGGACAGCGGCGCCACAATGGTAATTTTACAAAACGAATTCCTGCGCGCTTATAAAAAAACGGCTGAAATAGCGCCCTCGCTTAAATATTTTTTCTGTTCAGATTACCCCGAAAATAATGAGGATGAAAGAGTAAAAGATTTACAAAAAGAAATTGAAAACAGCAAAATACAGTCTGAAATCTTAGAACATAAACCCAGCCTTGAGGATAACGCTTTTATTCTTTACACCTCAGGCACAACCGGCGCCCCGAAAGGAGCGGTGGTAACACACGGCAATTTAGCGGCAAATATTATTTCCTGCGCGCAGGTATTTAGAATAGCGGGAGACGACGCCATGATTTGCCTTCTTCCCATGTTTCACACCTTCGCTTGGATGACCTGCGTTATCCTTCCCATTTACCTGGGCTTAAAATCCGTTATCGCGCCAAGCATTACCCCTCCTTCAGCCTGGCTGCACTTAATGGGAGTTGAAAGAGTAACTCTTTTTATAGCAATACCTCAAATATTTTATATTCTTGCGAAAGAAGCGCGCGGCATTAAAAGACTTTACCTGCAATATTGGGCGTTTAGAAAGGTGCGTTTTTGCATTTCGGGCGCGGCGCCGCTTAACAAAGAATCCCAGGATCATTTTGAAAAAAACCTCGGTATTCAACTTCTTGAAGGTTACGGCCTAACGGAAACAAGCCCCGTTATAAGCGTTAACCTTGAGGAAAAAAATAAAAAAGGCTCCGTAGGTCCGGCTCTTCCCAGCGTTAAAGTGGTAATATTAGACGACAATGAGAATGAGCTTCCCAGAAATGCGGAAGGTGAAATTTCGGTAAAAGGCCCCAATGTTTTTAAACAGTACCATAATAATCCCGAAGGGACAAAAGAGGCTTTTAGCAAAGAAGGCTGGTTCAAAACGGGCGATATAGGCCTTGTTGACGATGAGGGTTTTATCTTTATTAAAGACAGAAAAAAAGACATGATTATTATAAAAGGCCTTAAAGTTTTTTCCGCCCAGGTGGAGGCTACCATTATGCAATTCCCCGGTATTGAGGAATGCGCCATTATAGGCGTGCCCGACGGCCGCGGCGGCGAATTTATTAAACTTTACGCCGTAAAAGCACCGGGCGTTGATTTTAATGAAACAGCTTTCAGGAAGTTTTTGAAAACTAATTTAGACAACTACAAACGCCCGCGTGATATTGAGTTTATGACGGAGCTTCCTAAAAACTCTTTAAGAAAAATATTAAAACGAGAGCTTAGAAAAGACGCCGTGGAAAAACTAAAAGAACGTACCGTCGCCCCGGCGGAAGAATAG
- a CDS encoding ABC transporter permease, with product MNKLLKRILKNKSAMLGLALVLFFLLIAVFANQIAPAQGANPFQLPQNGYSVTPQPPNAQNIFGTTESQYDILYAIVWGSRMAFKVGITVVFFAMLIGILVGGIAAYAGGWADEIIMRFTDIIFAIPSLVLAMVIAAMLGPELKNMVIALTAVAWPSYARLIRGDILSVKERDYVLAARTIGAGGPRIFFKHIIPNSIYPSIIVGSLDIGYIVLTASSLSFLGLGSPPGTADWGQLIAMARNWILGTQGNPFAYAHTILIPGAALFLFVLGWNLLGDAFRDILDPRQH from the coding sequence ATGAATAAACTTTTAAAAAGAATACTTAAAAATAAAAGCGCCATGCTCGGTTTAGCTTTGGTATTATTTTTCCTTCTTATAGCCGTTTTCGCAAATCAGATAGCGCCCGCACAAGGGGCAAACCCTTTCCAACTTCCGCAAAACGGATATTCGGTTACTCCGCAGCCGCCTAACGCGCAAAATATTTTCGGCACAACAGAGTCTCAATACGATATTTTATACGCCATAGTATGGGGCAGCAGAATGGCTTTTAAAGTAGGCATAACCGTGGTTTTCTTCGCCATGCTTATAGGCATTTTAGTGGGCGGTATAGCCGCTTACGCCGGTGGCTGGGCGGACGAAATTATAATGAGGTTTACCGATATTATTTTTGCTATACCAAGCCTTGTTTTAGCCATGGTTATAGCGGCTATGCTTGGGCCGGAACTAAAAAACATGGTTATAGCTTTAACAGCTGTGGCCTGGCCCAGTTACGCCCGTCTTATCAGGGGCGATATACTTTCAGTAAAAGAACGCGATTATGTTTTAGCCGCGCGCACAATAGGCGCCGGCGGGCCCAGAATATTTTTTAAACATATTATTCCAAATTCGATTTATCCTTCAATAATAGTAGGCAGTTTAGATATTGGTTACATTGTGCTTACTGCCAGCTCGCTTAGCTTTTTGGGGTTGGGTTCCCCTCCCGGAACGGCAGATTGGGGCCAGCTTATAGCCATGGCTAGAAACTGGATTTTAGGAACGCAGGGTAACCCTTTTGCTTACGCGCATACCATACTTATACCCGGCGCCGCTTTATTTTTATTCGTACTCGGTTGGAACCTGCTTGGAGACGCTTTTAGAGACATCTTGGACCCCAGGCAACATTAA
- a CDS encoding ABC transporter ATP-binding protein — translation MDTLLQVKDLSVFFKTSEANIKVLKELCYQLNAGETLSIVGESGSGKTVHALSILRLMSTNAKITGEIIFKNENLSVLPESKLKNIRGKKIAMIFQDPMTSLNPVMTIGSQIYETLLTHKKATKKNIKEKTLSLLKSVEIPDAKKKLDSYPHEFSGGQRQRIMIAMALACEPDILIADEPTTALDVTIQKQILALLKKLQEERKTALIFITHNLALVNELGGRVLVLYAGQCVEECTTEQLFKRPLHPYSQGLIACAAGITQKGRLKTIEGTPPAPGTIFEGCPFEPRCPKKLERCKFQNPEMFNLGQRKSRCWLNANEEYLGD, via the coding sequence ATGGATACATTACTTCAGGTTAAAGATTTGTCTGTGTTTTTTAAAACGTCCGAAGCAAATATAAAAGTATTAAAAGAACTATGTTACCAACTTAATGCCGGCGAAACTTTGTCTATAGTGGGTGAGTCCGGCTCGGGCAAAACGGTACACGCTCTAAGTATTTTAAGGTTAATGTCTACAAACGCAAAAATAACGGGTGAAATAATTTTTAAAAATGAGAACCTGTCCGTTTTACCTGAAAGCAAACTAAAAAATATACGGGGCAAAAAAATAGCCATGATTTTCCAAGATCCTATGACAAGCCTCAACCCCGTTATGACAATAGGTTCGCAAATTTACGAAACACTGCTTACGCATAAAAAAGCTACAAAAAAAAATATAAAGGAAAAAACTTTATCTCTCTTAAAATCAGTTGAAATACCTGACGCGAAAAAAAAACTTGACTCTTACCCGCATGAATTTTCAGGAGGACAGAGGCAGCGTATTATGATAGCCATGGCCCTTGCCTGCGAACCGGACATTTTAATAGCCGACGAACCTACTACCGCCTTAGACGTAACCATACAAAAACAAATATTAGCTCTTTTGAAAAAATTACAGGAAGAAAGAAAAACAGCTTTAATTTTTATAACGCATAACCTTGCCCTGGTAAACGAACTAGGCGGAAGAGTGCTTGTTTTATACGCGGGGCAATGCGTAGAAGAATGCACAACCGAGCAGCTTTTTAAAAGACCTCTTCACCCTTATTCACAAGGTCTTATCGCTTGCGCAGCGGGCATAACACAAAAAGGCAGGTTAAAGACGATAGAAGGAACACCGCCTGCGCCGGGAACAATTTTTGAAGGCTGTCCTTTTGAGCCAAGATGCCCTAAAAAACTGGAAAGATGCAAATTCCAAAATCCGGAAATGTTTAATTTAGGACAAAGAAAATCTAGATGCTGGTTAAACGCTAATGAAGAATATCTTGGAGATTAA